Proteins from one Thermodesulfobacteriota bacterium genomic window:
- a CDS encoding GGDEF domain-containing protein, which yields MKDENIKLYSMLSRLPFPRSYVGKIMLVAFLGIHLPLLSLIFYFVISSYVNLMFTFYTLSVAVLATLLGTAVTLYLLYHILAPVNLTSTMLRQYVSEKKKPDLPTSFTDEAGKLMADVQYTVNHLDEVISSLERTTMTDYLTGVYNRYACEMRLGEDIARVSRAGETASLVMLDIDDFKAINDKYGHDRGDVCLKKIVEMIKNNIRQGDWIARWGGDEFMIMLFNSDEASTVKIIERVESALKEAPNSLLLNGIKLTLSAGICQYNGQDDAEVFFRKVDSALLLAKKRGKGQVVCYSDISKSNLQTGST from the coding sequence ATGAAAGACGAGAATATAAAGCTTTACTCTATGCTTTCCAGGCTCCCATTTCCCAGGAGCTATGTAGGCAAGATAATGCTTGTAGCATTCCTGGGTATACATCTTCCTTTACTCTCGCTGATATTTTATTTTGTGATATCTTCATACGTCAACTTGATGTTCACGTTCTATACTTTATCTGTTGCTGTACTGGCGACCTTATTGGGTACTGCTGTTACCCTTTATCTCCTTTATCACATCCTTGCTCCGGTAAATCTGACCTCGACTATGCTGCGGCAATACGTTTCGGAAAAGAAAAAACCGGACCTCCCAACTAGTTTCACCGACGAAGCCGGAAAGCTGATGGCCGACGTGCAATATACGGTTAATCATCTGGATGAGGTCATCAGTTCACTGGAGAGAACTACTATGACCGATTATTTGACCGGGGTTTATAACCGATATGCCTGTGAGATGCGACTAGGCGAGGACATAGCCAGGGTAAGCAGGGCGGGGGAGACTGCATCCCTGGTCATGCTGGACATAGACGACTTCAAAGCCATCAACGATAAATATGGCCATGACCGGGGCGATGTTTGCCTCAAAAAGATAGTGGAGATGATCAAGAATAATATTCGTCAGGGCGACTGGATTGCCCGGTGGGGCGGGGACGAATTTATGATAATGTTGTTTAATTCCGACGAGGCGTCGACGGTTAAAATTATTGAGCGCGTTGAGTCAGCACTGAAAGAGGCCCCAAACTCTTTATTATTGAACGGAATAAAACTGACTTTAAGTGCGGGGATATGTCAGTATAACGGCCAGGATGATGCCGAAGTTTTCTTCCGAAAGGTTGACAGTGCTCTTCTATTGGCAAAGAAGAGAGGTAAGGGCCAGGTCGTTTGCTATTCGGATATTTCTAAGTCCAACCTGCAGACCGGAAGCACGTAA
- a CDS encoding HAD family phosphatase: MIRAVIFDMDGVMIDSEPLWEKTERILLGRRGIDYNPDYRDKIVGLNQRDSGMLLKETFSLPETVEELLEERSEILLSLYENELELAPGLLPLLKELGENEFLLALASSSPYRIIKFVLNKFSLNQFFRVVISGDFVQLGKPNPDIYLHTAKELGIDTAECVVIEDSINGLKSAKAAGMLCIAVPDKRLKQEEFRIADLVVDRLDEINIHLIRNLSGKG; encoded by the coding sequence ATGATTAGAGCAGTCATATTCGATATGGACGGCGTCATGATAGACAGCGAACCGCTCTGGGAGAAGACCGAGAGGATATTACTTGGACGAAGAGGAATAGATTATAACCCCGACTACCGTGACAAAATAGTCGGCTTAAACCAAAGGGACTCGGGAATGCTGTTGAAAGAAACCTTCAGCCTTCCCGAAACCGTCGAGGAGCTTCTCGAAGAGAGAAGTGAGATATTACTCAGCCTTTACGAAAACGAGCTAGAACTAGCTCCAGGACTCTTACCTCTACTAAAAGAACTCGGCGAAAACGAGTTTCTCTTAGCCTTGGCCTCCAGCTCCCCGTATAGGATTATAAAATTTGTCTTGAATAAATTTTCTCTAAACCAGTTTTTTCGAGTAGTAATATCCGGGGACTTCGTCCAGCTTGGAAAACCAAACCCGGATATCTACCTGCATACCGCCAAGGAATTGGGAATCGATACCGCTGAATGCGTCGTAATCGAAGACTCCATAAACGGTCTGAAGTCGGCCAAGGCCGCCGGTATGCTCTGCATCGCCGTGCCGGATAAAAGACTAAAGCAAGAAGAATTTCGCATTGCCGATCTAGTGGTGGATAGGTTGGATGAGATTAATATTCACTTGATTAGGAATCTATCGGGTAAAGGTTGA
- a CDS encoding phosphatase PAP2 family protein, whose protein sequence is MKVIRKFWIVFIVIFCISPTHAGEIDAEKTVDESLPKYIFKTLPKNLLLGTGKSLWGYNLAALGIGAGAAITLSQSDADMEIQEDAADSLGDFGKIGDIGGNGLTLAGIAFSTYILGRLAKDEKAIETGKALIEAEIIAAVMTKIIKVSTGRERPNGVDDRFSSSFPSGHASGSFALASVFDVMYGHKIGIPLYMFAGFVGYSRLSDNKHFLSDVLFGAVLGTVIGRTVAKMHKKEEYKKLSILPYSDGSSAGLMLSLSW, encoded by the coding sequence TTGAAAGTAATTAGAAAGTTTTGGATAGTCTTTATAGTTATTTTTTGTATATCTCCTACCCATGCCGGAGAGATCGATGCCGAAAAAACCGTTGATGAGAGTTTGCCCAAGTATATCTTTAAGACTCTTCCTAAGAACCTACTGCTTGGAACCGGGAAGAGCCTCTGGGGATATAATCTCGCCGCCCTAGGTATAGGAGCCGGAGCGGCAATAACCCTTTCCCAAAGTGATGCGGACATGGAGATACAGGAAGATGCCGCCGATTCGTTAGGAGATTTTGGAAAAATAGGAGACATCGGAGGGAATGGACTCACTCTGGCTGGGATAGCATTCTCGACTTATATATTGGGTAGATTGGCAAAGGACGAAAAAGCTATCGAAACGGGCAAGGCCCTGATCGAAGCAGAGATTATAGCAGCGGTGATGACGAAGATAATAAAAGTCTCTACCGGTAGAGAGAGACCGAACGGAGTTGATGACCGCTTTTCCTCCTCCTTCCCCTCCGGTCATGCGTCGGGCAGTTTCGCCCTAGCTTCGGTATTCGATGTTATGTATGGCCATAAGATAGGAATTCCGCTATATATGTTCGCCGGGTTTGTGGGATATTCTCGCCTCTCGGATAACAAGCATTTTTTATCGGATGTTTTATTTGGGGCAGTTCTAGGGACAGTGATTGGAAGAACAGTAGCAAAAATGCATAAAAAGGAGGAGTATAAGAAGTTATCTATACTTCCTTATTCTGACGGAAGTAGTGCGGGGCTGATGCTTAGTCTATCGTGGTAG
- a CDS encoding DUF2779 domain-containing protein produces the protein MSKNLSKSKYLSGLQCEKRLWLEVNDPDKAPEITESQQRLFDQGIEVGIHAQRYFGEGYLIDKDRLRIYECIEETRKAITRGESIIFEATFVHDNTVVMADIIKKNEDDSWDIIEVKSATRIKDEYIPDLAVQRYVLEGSGLRINKTYIMYINKECVYPDLSNLFVIEDVSDRVENIIHEVSGNIKAFNNVILLENEPAVVIGPHCDSPYTCPFKEYCWQGIGNKSVFGIPKLQHERKLELRERGILLLEQLPQDYPLTPNQQKYIDWMLNGQIEIDHKGIKKRLSGLEYPIHFLDFETDSSPIPRLNGTRPFEQIPFQFSCHILHEDGDVEHVEYLHSDLSDPRIPLVESLANSIKERGSVVVYYAPFERGVLTGLATAFPQYADYLNSVIERLYDQLEIIKRHYRHPDFGNSNSLKSVLPALIPGLSYEELDVREGNQAQAVWNIMIRTEDRREKERMIKALRAYCQTDTLAMVEIHKLLVSIV, from the coding sequence ATGTCAAAAAATCTCTCAAAATCTAAATATCTCTCCGGTCTTCAGTGTGAAAAGCGTCTCTGGCTTGAGGTAAACGACCCGGATAAAGCTCCGGAGATAACGGAATCACAGCAGAGGCTTTTTGACCAGGGTATAGAAGTGGGAATCCATGCTCAGAGATATTTCGGGGAAGGTTATTTAATTGATAAAGACCGTTTGAGGATTTATGAATGCATTGAGGAAACACGGAAGGCTATCACCAGAGGTGAGTCGATAATCTTTGAGGCTACTTTTGTTCATGACAATACCGTCGTGATGGCTGACATAATAAAGAAGAATGAAGACGATTCCTGGGATATTATCGAGGTTAAGTCGGCAACGCGGATCAAAGACGAGTATATCCCGGACCTGGCAGTGCAAAGATATGTTTTGGAGGGATCTGGATTAAGGATAAATAAAACCTACATAATGTACATAAACAAAGAATGCGTCTATCCTGACCTTTCCAATCTATTCGTGATCGAGGATGTAAGCGATAGGGTAGAAAACATAATCCATGAGGTATCGGGGAACATAAAGGCCTTTAATAATGTGATTCTTCTTGAGAATGAGCCAGCGGTAGTAATCGGCCCGCATTGCGATAGCCCATACACCTGCCCTTTTAAGGAATACTGCTGGCAGGGTATTGGCAACAAATCTGTCTTTGGAATACCCAAGCTTCAACACGAAAGAAAATTAGAATTGAGAGAAAGGGGAATACTCCTCCTTGAGCAATTACCTCAAGATTATCCTTTGACGCCGAATCAACAGAAATACATAGACTGGATGTTAAACGGACAGATAGAGATTGACCATAAAGGCATCAAAAAGAGGCTATCAGGGCTGGAGTACCCAATACACTTCCTCGACTTTGAGACGGATAGTTCTCCCATTCCCAGGTTAAATGGTACGAGGCCTTTTGAGCAAATACCTTTTCAATTCAGTTGCCATATTCTACATGAGGATGGAGATGTAGAGCATGTGGAATACCTGCATTCAGACCTTAGCGATCCGAGGATTCCGCTCGTCGAATCGCTAGCAAACTCGATCAAAGAGAGAGGTTCGGTAGTAGTTTACTATGCGCCGTTTGAGAGGGGAGTGCTTACCGGTTTAGCTACGGCATTCCCTCAGTATGCAGATTATTTGAACTCCGTAATTGAAAGATTGTATGACCAGCTTGAGATAATTAAGCGTCATTACAGGCATCCCGACTTCGGCAACTCGAATTCCCTTAAAAGCGTCCTCCCGGCGCTAATACCGGGGTTGAGTTACGAAGAACTGGATGTGAGGGAAGGAAATCAAGCCCAAGCGGTATGGAACATCATGATTAGGACTGAGGATAGAAGAGAAAAAGAACGGATGATCAAAGCCCTCAGAGCATATTGCCAGACTGACACTTTGGCTATGGTCGAGATTCATAAGTTGTTAGTGAGCATTGTTTGA
- a CDS encoding SGNH/GDSL hydrolase family protein, with the protein MNHIVLLGDSIFDNAAYVEGGPDVRSQLESLLPNDWKVTLLAVDGSTIQDIHAQLKYVPNDASHLIISIGGNDALGYAGFLYESASSVADVLNRLSQLGKDFEIKYNRMLTEVLSHGIPTAVCTIYYPNFPDAVLQRLAVTALTVFNDCIIGEAFAAGIPLIDLRLVCNENADYANPIEPSVKGGEKIARAIAKLVTEHDFKEPRTQVFI; encoded by the coding sequence GTGAACCATATTGTCTTACTTGGTGATTCAATTTTCGATAACGCCGCTTATGTAGAAGGCGGACCGGATGTTCGCAGTCAATTGGAGAGCCTGCTGCCAAATGATTGGAAAGTAACCTTGCTTGCGGTTGATGGAAGCACGATTCAAGATATCCACGCTCAGCTAAAATATGTTCCAAATGATGCCAGCCATTTAATTATCAGCATCGGAGGGAATGATGCTTTGGGTTACGCCGGGTTTTTATATGAGAGTGCATCTTCTGTGGCCGATGTGTTAAACAGGCTGTCACAGCTTGGCAAGGATTTTGAAATAAAATATAACCGTATGCTGACCGAGGTTCTTTCTCACGGGATCCCGACGGCTGTGTGTACCATTTATTATCCCAATTTCCCAGACGCAGTGCTGCAAAGGCTTGCGGTTACCGCATTGACCGTGTTCAACGACTGCATAATAGGTGAGGCGTTCGCCGCGGGAATTCCATTGATTGACCTGCGTCTTGTCTGCAACGAAAATGCTGATTATGCGAATCCCATTGAGCCCTCAGTTAAGGGCGGGGAGAAAATTGCGAGGGCGATAGCAAAGCTAGTAACAGAGCATGATTTCAAAGAGCCTAGGACGCAGGTTTTCATTTGA
- a CDS encoding WYL domain-containing transcriptional regulator — MVYIQEAAKRYDRLFTMMEWLSNLRYGVTIEEIAKGTRKSEKTVRRDLEAIEKTLRIKLVKEMGDDRKYRYRMEKQATKFRPLMLSTYEILALYFVRGFAHFKDIPFVQKNLAEVFNKISLSATESRAKTKNDFLERVSNLFILPRELGGRIYNQRSKMEFLERLIDAALDYKVCEVTHGIGKKEKKFRIGPLHFFNYRDAMYILGRNMEASSQNDEDIFINLALHRVKDVKVLENEYFEYPSDFDAGNFFESDIFCFNEDKELIKLKFALHMRDYILEREWFPNQKIQKHKDGSVTLIFESDLNMILLGWIRGFGPDVEVLGPAELREMIIGDLKENLKHYKAKDRKTS; from the coding sequence TTGGTTTATATCCAGGAAGCGGCAAAGAGATACGACCGCCTTTTTACGATGATGGAGTGGCTATCCAATCTCAGATACGGTGTAACTATCGAAGAAATAGCCAAAGGAACGAGAAAAAGCGAGAAAACGGTCAGGAGAGACCTCGAAGCTATCGAGAAAACGCTGAGAATTAAACTTGTAAAGGAGATGGGCGATGATAGAAAATACCGGTACAGAATGGAAAAGCAGGCAACCAAGTTCAGGCCCCTAATGCTCAGCACGTATGAGATACTTGCCCTTTATTTTGTGAGGGGATTTGCTCACTTCAAGGATATACCCTTTGTCCAGAAGAACCTGGCAGAGGTTTTCAATAAGATAAGTCTTTCTGCAACGGAGTCACGGGCAAAAACCAAAAATGATTTCTTAGAAAGGGTCTCAAACCTTTTTATCTTACCCAGGGAACTGGGCGGCAGGATATACAACCAGAGAAGCAAAATGGAATTTCTGGAGAGGTTAATTGATGCGGCTCTTGATTACAAGGTTTGTGAAGTGACCCACGGGATCGGCAAGAAGGAAAAGAAGTTTAGGATAGGACCTCTTCATTTCTTCAACTATCGGGATGCAATGTATATACTGGGAAGAAACATGGAAGCTTCCTCTCAAAATGATGAAGATATCTTTATCAACCTTGCTCTGCACAGGGTTAAAGATGTCAAGGTATTAGAAAATGAGTACTTCGAATACCCCTCCGATTTCGATGCGGGGAATTTCTTTGAGTCCGATATATTCTGCTTTAACGAAGACAAAGAACTTATTAAGCTGAAATTTGCCCTTCACATGAGAGACTATATCCTTGAAAGAGAATGGTTTCCGAATCAAAAGATTCAGAAGCACAAGGACGGAAGTGTAACTCTCATCTTTGAAAGTGACTTGAATATGATACTACTAGGATGGATAAGGGGATTCGGACCGGATGTAGAGGTGTTGGGGCCGGCTGAGTTGAGGGAGATGATAATTGGAGATTTAAAAGAGAACCTAAAGCATTATAAAGCAAAAGACCGAAAAACTTCTTAA
- the mutM gene encoding DNA-formamidopyrimidine glycosylase, with protein MPELPEVEVFKKYLDATSLNQRISKVEVQSGKILRNISIEKLKRGLEGRSLRSTKRHGKYLFVNLKGGQWLMFHFGMTGYLKYSRNENNLPYSRVIIRFTNGSKLIYIDQRQFGQVGLVKDVEKYIKSKKLGPDALELDMPTFKNILMKAKGSLKSAFMNQKLIAGVGNIYADEILFQSGIHPLKKAGQLDREDMKILYQKTKKVLHTAIKHWADYEQFPESYLIKGRSKKGLCPRCGSSLEQIKVTGRTTYYCPKCQRKD; from the coding sequence ATGCCAGAACTGCCGGAAGTCGAAGTTTTCAAAAAATACCTCGATGCAACCTCGCTAAACCAGAGGATCAGTAAAGTAGAGGTGCAAAGCGGGAAAATCCTGAGAAACATATCAATAGAGAAATTGAAGAGGGGTCTGGAGGGACGTTCTCTAAGATCGACTAAACGCCACGGGAAATATCTCTTTGTGAACCTGAAGGGCGGTCAATGGCTCATGTTCCATTTCGGCATGACCGGGTATCTCAAGTATTCCCGTAATGAAAACAACCTGCCCTATAGCCGGGTCATAATCAGGTTTACAAACGGGTCAAAGCTGATTTACATAGACCAGAGGCAATTCGGGCAGGTCGGTCTGGTAAAGGACGTAGAGAAATACATCAAGAGTAAAAAGCTGGGACCGGATGCGCTCGAACTGGACATGCCCACTTTTAAAAATATCCTGATGAAAGCCAAAGGCTCTCTCAAATCCGCCTTCATGAACCAAAAGCTCATTGCCGGAGTAGGCAATATTTATGCCGACGAGATACTGTTCCAGTCGGGCATACACCCCTTGAAAAAGGCAGGGCAACTCGACCGGGAAGATATGAAAATCCTCTACCAGAAAACGAAAAAGGTGCTTCACACGGCCATAAAACACTGGGCGGACTATGAACAATTTCCGGAGTCCTACCTGATTAAAGGGCGGAGTAAGAAGGGTCTGTGCCCCCGATGCGGTAGTTCGCTCGAACAGATAAAGGTAACCGGGCGCACGACTTATTATTGTCCTAAGTGCCAGAGGAAAGATTGA